In Liquorilactobacillus nagelii DSM 13675, the following proteins share a genomic window:
- a CDS encoding iron-containing alcohol dehydrogenase has product MSERSYDFLMPSVNFFGPGVISKIGDRAKMLGMKKPVIVTEKFLKELKNGPVEQTIASLKQAGIDYVIYQGVEPNPKVHNIEEVKQLYLKSGADSIITVGGGSSHDTGKGAGIILTNGDDITKLAGIETLTKPLPPLIAVNTTAGTGSELTRHAVITNEETHLKFVVVSWRNIPLVSFNDPTLMLDVPKSVTAATGMDAFVQAIEPYVSVDHNPITDSQCIEAIKLIESSLREAVANGHNLAARTKMVEAEMLAGMAFNNANLGYVHAMAHQLGGQYDAPHGVCCALLLPYVEEYNLIACPDRFAELAKFMGENTAGLSTRDAAMLSIKAMKQMAADVGIPKTIKEIGAKPADFELMAKNALKDGNAFSNPRKGNQADIVKIFQAAYDGKF; this is encoded by the coding sequence ATGTCAGAACGTAGCTATGATTTCTTAATGCCAAGTGTTAATTTCTTTGGCCCAGGCGTGATTTCGAAAATTGGTGACCGTGCAAAAATGTTGGGTATGAAAAAGCCAGTAATCGTCACCGAAAAGTTTTTGAAAGAACTGAAAAACGGGCCAGTTGAACAAACAATTGCTTCTTTGAAGCAGGCGGGGATTGACTATGTGATTTATCAAGGAGTTGAGCCTAATCCTAAAGTGCATAACATTGAAGAAGTTAAGCAACTCTATCTGAAAAGTGGAGCAGATTCAATTATTACTGTTGGCGGAGGTTCTTCACATGATACTGGTAAAGGTGCCGGGATTATTTTAACTAACGGCGATGATATTACCAAACTGGCTGGTATTGAAACATTGACCAAACCACTTCCACCGCTAATTGCGGTTAATACCACTGCGGGTACGGGTTCTGAATTGACACGTCATGCGGTTATTACTAATGAAGAAACTCATCTGAAGTTTGTGGTTGTTTCTTGGAGGAATATTCCACTAGTATCATTTAATGACCCAACATTGATGTTGGATGTTCCCAAATCAGTTACTGCTGCTACAGGGATGGATGCTTTTGTCCAAGCAATCGAACCTTATGTTTCAGTTGACCATAATCCGATTACTGATTCCCAGTGCATTGAAGCTATTAAATTAATTGAAAGCTCATTACGTGAAGCGGTTGCTAATGGTCATAATTTGGCGGCCCGAACCAAAATGGTTGAAGCAGAAATGCTAGCTGGAATGGCGTTTAATAACGCAAATCTAGGTTACGTTCACGCCATGGCCCATCAATTGGGTGGTCAGTATGATGCGCCTCATGGTGTCTGTTGTGCTTTGTTATTGCCATATGTTGAAGAGTACAATTTAATTGCCTGCCCAGACAGGTTCGCTGAATTAGCAAAGTTTATGGGTGAAAATACAGCAGGCTTGTCAACTAGGGATGCAGCGATGTTGTCAATTAAAGCAATGAAGCAAATGGCAGCAGATGTGGGTATTCCTAAAACAATCAAAGAAATTGGAGCTAAACCAGCAGATTTTGAATTGATGGCTAAAAACGCCTTGAAAGATGGGAATGCCTTTTCTAACCCACGTAAAGGCAACCAAGCGGACATTGTCAAGATTTTCCAAGCAGCTTATGATGGTAAATTCTAG
- a CDS encoding helix-turn-helix domain-containing protein: protein MKKSKKLYNPELETTENYNEIWKPEVIKVKDESDLLVMNHYWQDKNGELWGDFNDPMENVRRGFNAYRKRKGYMTPENIRKLREKLNLSVREFAKLLGIGASSLTQIENNQRIQVKYQDVLFKSIEENYHYQKKLPDILQAMSDHSVSNKFDTHAYVSDSTFYNTLQLCEDNMFFNDKTLGVVA, encoded by the coding sequence ATGAAAAAGTCAAAAAAACTCTATAACCCTGAATTGGAAACTACTGAAAATTATAACGAGATTTGGAAACCAGAGGTCATAAAAGTTAAAGATGAATCTGATTTATTAGTGATGAATCACTATTGGCAAGATAAAAATGGAGAGTTGTGGGGAGATTTCAATGATCCAATGGAAAATGTGAGAAGAGGGTTTAACGCTTACAGGAAACGCAAAGGCTACATGACTCCTGAAAACATTCGAAAATTGCGTGAAAAATTAAATCTGTCAGTCAGAGAATTTGCTAAGTTGCTTGGAATCGGAGCCTCATCATTAACGCAGATTGAAAACAATCAACGGATACAAGTGAAATACCAGGATGTTTTATTTAAGTCTATTGAGGAAAACTATCACTATCAAAAGAAACTGCCTGATATTTTGCAAGCAATGTCAGATCATTCAGTGTCTAACAAGTTTGATACTCATGCATATGTTTCTGATAGTACTTTCTATAACACCTTGCAGCTGTGCGAAGATAATATGTTTTTTAATGACAAGACGTTAGGGGTTGTTGCATAA
- a CDS encoding FRG domain-containing protein, with the protein MQHFGLPTGLLDVTTNDLVALYFACQSHIDSKGNEANGTVTMFILTERK; encoded by the coding sequence ATGCAACATTTTGGCTTGCCAACTGGGTTATTAGATGTAACAACTAATGATCTTGTGGCTCTTTATTTTGCCTGTCAATCTCATATTGATTCTAAAGGAAATGAAGCAAATGGGACAGTTACCATGTTTATTTTAACAGAACGCAAATAG
- a CDS encoding protein-export chaperone SecB — MSVLQFLGYKVIAMEYKRNPRFETVTDPISLEPKITTKINVENSDINITLSVMVGSLDGKDIPFQVNCSIIGTFVYNPDEDLTEVGLDTLVRNNAVAILYPYARAIVATLTTTSNEFPGYNMPTINVNKVLAQQDEKN; from the coding sequence ATGAGTGTTTTACAATTCTTGGGATATAAGGTTATAGCAATGGAGTATAAACGAAATCCAAGGTTTGAAACTGTAACAGACCCTATTTCGCTAGAACCTAAGATAACAACAAAAATTAATGTAGAAAACAGTGATATTAATATCACACTATCGGTTATGGTCGGTTCTTTAGATGGCAAAGATATTCCATTCCAAGTTAATTGTTCTATAATAGGAACCTTTGTTTATAATCCTGATGAAGATCTTACCGAGGTTGGTTTGGACACTTTGGTACGTAATAATGCAGTTGCTATTCTTTATCCTTATGCACGTGCTATTGTCGCTACATTGACAACAACCTCCAACGAATTTCCGGGCTATAATATGCCAACAATCAATGTTAATAAAGTTCTAGCTCAACAAGATGAAAAAAATTGA